In the genome of Streptomyces pactum, one region contains:
- a CDS encoding aldehyde dehydrogenase — MDLTHDDWKRRAATLRFHGSHLIDGRSHEGNGTFTVVSPRDGRALADVADAGATEVDLAVAAARRAFDEGPWPRLAPAERGRTLLRLADLIEQRRTDLALTVSLEMGKLVTDAYHIELRALIATFRWYGELAGKLTDESPHTAPEALALVTREPTGVVGAIVPWNFPLTLAGWKVAPALAAGCTVVLKPSEKSPLSALLLARLATEAGLPPGVLNVVAGDGPVAGRALGLHPGVDVLAFTGSTAVGRHYLRYAADSNLKRVWLELGGKSPNIILPDAPDLEQAAATAAWGVFFNQGEMCTAPSRLLVHSSIAERVTEAVVERARALRVGDPLDPASEMGALAGHDHLDRVLGHVRAAVDDGARLRTGGQPLQTGTGGAYLRPTVFDRVAPDTALAREEVFGPVLSVLTFDDLDEAVALANATDYGLAAGLWTSDLSTAHRVSRALRAGTVWVNCYEEGDLTVPFGGMKQSGNGRDKSAHALEKYTELKTTWIRL; from the coding sequence GTGGACCTCACCCACGACGACTGGAAACGCCGCGCCGCGACACTCCGGTTCCACGGCTCGCACCTGATCGACGGCCGCTCCCACGAGGGGAACGGCACCTTCACCGTCGTGTCGCCGAGGGACGGCAGGGCCCTGGCGGACGTCGCCGACGCCGGCGCGACCGAGGTCGACCTGGCCGTCGCGGCGGCCCGCCGCGCCTTCGACGAGGGGCCCTGGCCCCGGCTCGCGCCCGCCGAACGCGGCCGGACGCTGCTCCGCCTCGCCGACCTGATCGAACAGCGGCGGACGGACCTCGCCCTCACCGTCAGCCTGGAGATGGGCAAGCTCGTCACCGACGCCTACCACATCGAACTGCGCGCCCTGATCGCCACGTTCCGCTGGTACGGGGAGCTGGCCGGCAAACTCACCGACGAGTCCCCGCACACCGCGCCCGAGGCCCTCGCCCTCGTCACCCGCGAACCGACCGGCGTCGTGGGCGCCATCGTGCCCTGGAACTTCCCGCTGACCCTCGCCGGCTGGAAGGTCGCGCCCGCCCTCGCCGCCGGCTGCACCGTCGTCCTCAAGCCGTCGGAGAAGTCCCCCCTGTCGGCCCTGCTCCTGGCCCGGTTGGCCACCGAGGCGGGGCTGCCGCCCGGCGTCCTCAACGTGGTGGCCGGCGACGGACCGGTCGCCGGCCGGGCCCTCGGCCTCCACCCCGGCGTCGATGTCCTCGCCTTCACCGGCTCCACCGCGGTGGGCCGCCACTATCTGCGCTACGCCGCCGACTCCAACCTCAAGCGCGTCTGGCTGGAACTGGGCGGGAAGTCCCCCAACATCATCCTGCCCGACGCCCCCGACCTGGAGCAGGCCGCCGCCACCGCGGCCTGGGGCGTCTTCTTCAACCAGGGCGAGATGTGCACCGCACCCTCCCGGCTGCTGGTGCACTCCTCCATCGCCGAACGCGTCACCGAGGCGGTGGTCGAACGGGCCCGCGCCCTGCGGGTCGGCGATCCGCTCGACCCGGCGTCCGAGATGGGGGCGCTGGCCGGCCACGACCACCTCGACCGGGTGCTCGGCCACGTCCGCGCCGCCGTGGACGACGGCGCCCGGCTGCGCACCGGGGGACAGCCCCTGCAGACCGGAACCGGTGGCGCCTACCTGCGGCCCACGGTGTTCGACCGGGTGGCCCCCGACACGGCGCTGGCCCGGGAGGAGGTCTTCGGACCGGTGCTGTCCGTCCTCACCTTCGACGACCTCGACGAGGCGGTGGCCCTCGCCAACGCCACCGACTACGGCCTCGCCGCCGGCCTGTGGACCTCCGACCTGTCCACCGCCCACCGGGTCTCGCGCGCCCTGCGGGCCGGCACCGTCTGGGTCAACTGCTACGAGGAGGGCGACCTCACGGTGCCCTTCGGCGGCATGAAGCAGTCGGGCAACGGCCGGGACAAGTCCGCCCACGCCCTGGAGAAGTACACCGAACTCAAGACCACCTGGATCCGGCTGTGA
- a CDS encoding TetR/AcrR family transcriptional regulator: MTDPAEPAGARGARKPVTNYGSGRGALLDAAVRVVARGGLRGLTYRAVAEEAGVTHGLVVHHFGSRDALIEEAVDHAFRSSLDVSSLDTGAERAADFAAGLGAMVEAGPDLQAFQYELLLESRRRPELMPRLRALYDEYVATARRDLSRILNRPVDRGLSRLVFAALEGLVLHQLVFGEREVTEEALAELRALLERLVDEDEDEGAGAGGEPGEG; the protein is encoded by the coding sequence ATGACCGACCCCGCCGAGCCCGCCGGCGCCCGTGGCGCCCGCAAGCCCGTGACCAACTACGGGTCGGGCCGGGGCGCCCTGCTGGACGCCGCGGTGCGCGTGGTGGCCCGCGGCGGGCTGCGGGGGCTGACCTACCGAGCCGTCGCCGAGGAGGCCGGGGTCACCCACGGGCTCGTCGTCCACCACTTCGGATCCCGCGACGCCCTCATCGAAGAGGCCGTGGACCACGCCTTCCGCTCCTCGCTCGACGTCAGCTCCCTCGACACCGGCGCGGAGCGGGCGGCCGACTTCGCGGCCGGTCTGGGCGCCATGGTCGAGGCCGGGCCGGACCTCCAGGCCTTCCAGTACGAACTGCTCCTGGAGTCCCGCCGGAGGCCGGAGCTGATGCCCCGGCTGCGCGCCCTGTACGACGAGTACGTCGCCACCGCCCGGCGCGACCTGTCCCGGATCCTGAACCGGCCGGTCGACCGGGGGCTGTCCCGGCTGGTCTTCGCCGCGCTGGAGGGCCTGGTGCTGCACCAGCTCGTCTTCGGCGAGCGCGAGGTGACCGAGGAGGCGCTGGCGGAGCTGCGGGCGCTGCTGGAACGACTGGTGGACGAGGACGAGGACGAGGGCGCGGGCGCGGGCGGGGAGCCGGGCGAGGGCTAG
- a CDS encoding glutamine synthetase family protein has product MSASGNPSVRRHLERLAAEGIDVVRVTYPDLIGTERARDVLLDHLPAACEHGLAFCRAVYHTSPQGDTVAVSGGLDAGLPDIRVAPDLTTLTPLPWEAGVATCLGDVVDPATGRPAPESPRDLLRAVVARCREHGLRPVIGPELEYFLCDAAPGLARGWRRYSDAQGVVYTAGLRADPDNHLLRTLRLLRDLDIGVSSGNHEYDGAQFEINLTHADAMTAADRAFRFKAAVKELARLEGRLATFMAKPFNDAGGSGFHLHLSCLDERGGNVFDDPAAPHGLSATARHAVAGVLAHAPALTALANPTVNSYKRFGPDTLAPWLVDWGLDNRSAMVRVPPERGAGSRFELRLGDAGANPYLLIAGTLAAALLGVLAGEEPPAPLEGYGYDATRSAVLPATLPAALDALEADTALTEVLGKDFTTAYLAYKRDEVARFHRHVTDWEFTEYAYHL; this is encoded by the coding sequence GTGAGCGCATCCGGCAACCCATCCGTCCGCCGTCACCTGGAGCGCCTGGCCGCCGAGGGGATCGACGTGGTCCGGGTGACCTATCCCGACCTCATCGGCACCGAACGGGCCCGGGACGTCCTGCTCGACCACCTGCCGGCCGCCTGTGAGCACGGGCTGGCCTTCTGCCGCGCCGTCTACCACACCAGCCCGCAGGGCGACACGGTCGCCGTCTCCGGCGGTCTGGACGCCGGCCTGCCCGACATCCGCGTGGCCCCCGACCTCACCACCCTGACCCCGCTGCCGTGGGAGGCCGGTGTCGCCACCTGCCTCGGCGACGTCGTGGACCCGGCCACCGGCCGGCCCGCGCCGGAGTCCCCCCGGGACCTGCTGCGGGCCGTGGTCGCCCGGTGCCGCGAGCACGGCCTGCGCCCGGTGATCGGCCCGGAGCTGGAGTACTTCCTGTGCGACGCCGCGCCCGGCCTCGCCCGGGGCTGGCGCCGCTACAGCGACGCGCAGGGCGTGGTCTACACCGCCGGCCTGCGTGCCGACCCCGACAACCACCTGCTGCGCACCCTGCGCCTGCTGCGCGACCTGGACATCGGCGTCAGCAGCGGCAACCACGAGTACGACGGCGCCCAGTTCGAGATCAACCTGACCCACGCCGACGCGATGACGGCCGCCGACCGCGCCTTCCGCTTCAAGGCGGCGGTCAAGGAACTGGCCCGCCTGGAGGGGCGCCTGGCCACCTTCATGGCCAAGCCCTTCAACGACGCCGGCGGTTCGGGGTTCCACCTCCACCTGTCCTGCCTGGACGAGCGGGGCGGCAACGTGTTCGACGACCCGGCGGCACCGCACGGCCTGTCCGCCACGGCGCGGCACGCCGTCGCCGGGGTCCTCGCCCACGCCCCCGCGCTCACCGCGCTGGCCAACCCCACGGTCAACTCCTACAAGCGCTTCGGTCCCGACACCCTCGCGCCCTGGCTGGTGGACTGGGGCCTGGACAACCGCAGCGCCATGGTCCGCGTGCCGCCCGAGCGCGGCGCGGGCTCCCGCTTCGAGCTGCGCCTGGGGGACGCCGGCGCCAATCCGTACCTGCTGATCGCCGGGACCCTCGCGGCGGCGCTGCTCGGCGTCCTGGCCGGCGAGGAGCCCCCCGCCCCGCTGGAGGGCTACGGCTACGACGCCACCCGGTCCGCCGTGCTGCCGGCGACCCTGCCCGCCGCGCTGGACGCGCTGGAGGCGGACACGGCGCTGACCGAGGTGCTCGGCAAGGACTTCACCACCGCGTACCTCGCCTACAAGCGCGACGAGGTCGCGCGCTTCCACCGGCACGTCACCGACTGGGAGTTCACGGAGTACGCGTACCACCTGTGA
- a CDS encoding TetR/AcrR family transcriptional regulator, whose amino-acid sequence MPKVIDHDQRRREIVAVAKKLIIQGGFEAATMRSIVAEAGFANGALKRYFPNKDAIVAATFQSVLAEMNEKMSAGDPVTDPREALRHDVEATLPLDRYRIDSARVLLALWEHSVANEELAALYREHLHDWRRRLAERIAAARGKGESVDAPAVAERAGEVMSVTIGANVTSLMFPDGALIPEYRAYVDRLMRDLDD is encoded by the coding sequence ATGCCGAAGGTTATCGATCATGATCAGCGGCGGCGGGAAATCGTCGCGGTGGCGAAGAAGCTCATCATCCAGGGCGGTTTCGAGGCGGCGACCATGCGCAGCATCGTCGCGGAGGCGGGCTTCGCCAACGGTGCGCTCAAGCGCTACTTCCCCAACAAGGACGCCATCGTGGCCGCCACGTTCCAGAGCGTGCTCGCCGAGATGAACGAGAAGATGAGCGCCGGCGACCCGGTGACCGACCCCAGGGAGGCGCTGCGGCACGACGTCGAGGCGACGCTGCCGCTGGACCGCTACCGCATCGACTCCGCACGCGTGCTGCTGGCGCTGTGGGAGCACTCCGTGGCCAACGAGGAGCTGGCGGCGCTGTACCGCGAGCACCTCCACGACTGGCGCCGCAGGCTCGCCGAGCGGATCGCCGCCGCGCGCGGCAAGGGCGAGAGCGTGGACGCTCCGGCGGTGGCCGAACGGGCGGGGGAGGTCATGAGCGTGACCATCGGCGCCAACGTCACCTCGCTGATGTTCCCGGACGGTGCGCTGATCCCGGAGTACCGCGCCTACGTCGACCGGTTGATGCGCGACCTCGACGACTGA
- a CDS encoding nuclear transport factor 2 family protein, protein MADHRTADHPADPEENEMNDRTDAHDAVRAAVEAYVAAVRAADPEAVRAAFRPDARMWGYLGEELVSAPIEAFCEVVAADSGADRWARGYTYTIRSVEVNGPVAVAVLDESGYQGHDFTNHFSLVREDGEWRIATKTFVRHDAP, encoded by the coding sequence ATGGCTGACCACCGCACGGCCGACCACCCCGCAGACCCGGAGGAGAACGAGATGAACGACCGCACCGACGCCCACGACGCCGTCCGGGCCGCCGTGGAGGCGTACGTGGCGGCGGTCCGCGCCGCGGATCCCGAGGCCGTCCGGGCCGCCTTCCGTCCGGACGCACGTATGTGGGGCTACCTGGGCGAGGAGCTGGTCTCCGCGCCGATCGAGGCCTTCTGCGAGGTGGTCGCCGCCGACTCCGGGGCCGACCGGTGGGCCCGGGGATACACGTACACGATCCGCTCGGTCGAGGTGAACGGTCCGGTGGCGGTCGCGGTGCTCGACGAGTCCGGCTACCAGGGCCACGACTTCACCAATCACTTCTCCCTGGTGCGGGAGGACGGCGAGTGGCGGATCGCCACCAAGACCTTCGTCCGCCACGACGCACCCTGA
- a CDS encoding acetoacetate decarboxylase family protein produces MTRVRGYFHPKTATGASSLIPAPPWRYSGDLLTVEYRTDPARVRELLPEPLELAEEDPGAVALIWADWQSCADGGRELLDPVRAQYKEAFAVVRCRYRGRTYTRCVHIWVDKDFALARGLHQGYPKKLGSIHQTRPHPYGPAPRIEAGARFGATLAAGDRRLAQAVVTLREPSKTAGFVNAHPMAHHRWLPSIEKGGGLALDELVESGAASVEGGQPWTGDAELELFEAPTEELARLEVREPIAAYYRQVGVVWDGGRLLETGTSGAE; encoded by the coding sequence GTGACCCGTGTCCGTGGATACTTCCACCCCAAGACGGCGACCGGTGCCTCGTCGCTGATCCCCGCCCCGCCCTGGCGCTACTCCGGCGACCTGCTCACCGTGGAGTACCGCACCGACCCCGCCCGGGTCCGGGAACTGCTGCCCGAGCCGCTGGAACTCGCCGAGGAGGACCCCGGCGCGGTGGCCCTGATCTGGGCCGACTGGCAGTCCTGCGCCGACGGCGGGCGGGAACTGCTCGACCCGGTGCGCGCCCAGTACAAGGAGGCGTTCGCGGTCGTCCGCTGCCGGTACCGCGGGCGCACCTACACCCGCTGCGTCCACATCTGGGTGGACAAGGACTTCGCGCTCGCCCGCGGCCTGCACCAGGGCTACCCGAAGAAGCTGGGGTCGATCCACCAGACCCGGCCCCACCCCTACGGGCCCGCCCCGCGCATCGAGGCCGGTGCCCGCTTCGGCGCCACCCTCGCCGCCGGGGACCGGCGCCTGGCCCAGGCCGTCGTCACCCTGCGCGAGCCGTCAAAGACGGCCGGCTTCGTCAACGCCCACCCGATGGCCCACCACCGCTGGCTCCCCTCCATCGAGAAGGGCGGCGGCCTCGCCCTGGACGAACTGGTCGAGTCCGGCGCCGCCTCCGTCGAGGGCGGGCAGCCCTGGACCGGGGACGCCGAACTGGAACTGTTCGAGGCGCCCACCGAGGAACTGGCCCGGCTGGAGGTCCGCGAACCGATCGCCGCCTACTACCGGCAGGTCGGCGTGGTCTGGGACGGCGGCCGCCTGCTCGAAACCGGCACGTCCGGCGCCGAATGA
- a CDS encoding aldehyde dehydrogenase family protein: MHVRGRLFIKGEWTAAADGAEFTTTDPATGAVLGTCAEAGQQDADAAVDAARAALEDPAWAQLPAAERARLLWRVAELIERDAAELAELETRDQGQPLAVARQVSVAGAAEHFRYYAGWVTKIQGAVSPVSHPGTLHFTRREPVGVCALITPWNFPLMIAAWKLAPALACGNTVIVKPAEQTPLSTVHLVRLCQEAGFPPGVVNLLTGGPATGRALVAHPRVDKVSFTGSTEVGQEIVRTSAHDLKRVTLELGGKAPSIIARDADLDAAVEGNVRGALLNSGQVCAAYARFYVDRRRAEEFTDKLAAAVDALRLGPGLSPDTQLGPLVSDDHLRRVDSLVREGVAEGAQLVTGGARADGPLETGNFYRPTVLSGVRDGMTIARQEVFGPVLPVLTYEDEDELAARANDTRYGLAAAVWTRDLATAHRLAARVRAGSVFVNMPAIPDPAAPWGGFGASGWGREMGSHALDVFTETKGVWIHHG; the protein is encoded by the coding sequence ATGCATGTGCGAGGCCGGCTGTTCATCAAAGGCGAGTGGACCGCCGCCGCCGACGGGGCCGAGTTCACCACCACCGACCCCGCCACCGGAGCGGTCCTCGGCACCTGCGCCGAGGCCGGGCAGCAGGACGCCGACGCCGCGGTCGACGCGGCACGGGCGGCGCTGGAGGACCCGGCGTGGGCCCAACTGCCCGCGGCGGAACGCGCCCGGCTGCTGTGGCGGGTCGCCGAACTCATCGAGCGGGACGCGGCGGAACTGGCCGAGCTGGAGACCCGCGACCAGGGGCAGCCGCTGGCCGTGGCCCGCCAGGTCAGTGTCGCCGGGGCGGCGGAGCACTTCCGCTACTACGCGGGCTGGGTCACGAAGATCCAGGGCGCGGTCAGCCCGGTGTCCCACCCCGGCACCCTGCACTTCACCCGGCGGGAGCCGGTCGGGGTCTGTGCGCTGATCACCCCGTGGAACTTCCCGCTGATGATCGCGGCGTGGAAGCTCGCACCCGCTCTGGCCTGTGGCAACACGGTGATCGTGAAGCCCGCCGAACAGACCCCGCTGAGCACGGTGCACCTGGTGCGGCTGTGCCAGGAGGCCGGGTTCCCGCCGGGCGTGGTCAACCTGCTCACCGGCGGCCCCGCGACCGGTCGCGCGCTGGTCGCGCACCCGCGGGTGGACAAGGTCTCCTTCACCGGTTCCACCGAGGTGGGCCAGGAGATCGTCCGGACCTCCGCGCACGACCTGAAACGGGTCACCCTGGAACTGGGCGGCAAGGCGCCCAGCATCATCGCCCGCGACGCCGACCTGGACGCCGCCGTGGAGGGCAACGTGCGCGGCGCGCTGCTCAACAGCGGTCAGGTCTGCGCCGCCTACGCGCGCTTCTACGTGGACCGCCGCCGGGCCGAGGAGTTCACCGACAAGCTCGCGGCCGCCGTCGACGCGCTGCGCCTGGGCCCCGGCCTGTCCCCGGACACCCAGCTGGGCCCCCTGGTCAGCGACGACCACCTGCGGCGGGTGGACTCCCTGGTCCGGGAGGGGGTCGCCGAGGGGGCCCAACTGGTCACCGGGGGCGCCCGCGCGGACGGGCCCCTGGAGACCGGCAACTTCTACCGGCCCACCGTCCTGTCGGGCGTGCGCGACGGGATGACCATCGCCCGGCAGGAGGTCTTCGGGCCGGTGCTGCCCGTGCTCACCTACGAGGACGAGGACGAACTCGCGGCCCGGGCCAACGACACCCGATACGGGCTGGCCGCCGCGGTGTGGACCCGGGACCTGGCGACCGCCCACCGGCTGGCCGCCCGCGTCCGCGCGGGCTCCGTCTTCGTCAACATGCCCGCCATACCCGACCCCGCCGCGCCCTGGGGAGGCTTCGGGGCCAGCGGCTGGGGCCGTGAGATGGGCTCCCACGCGCTGGACGTGTTCACCGAGACCAAGGGCGTGTGGATCCACCATGGCTGA
- a CDS encoding ATP-binding cassette domain-containing protein, which translates to MTSEGAGMKADAKDGTPLLRVADVVVDYRRGRTTFRALKGVSMTIGAGECVGLVGESGSGKSTLGKAVLGLAQVTSGSIHFDGRDITNLKGAARRRLAADLQVVFQDPYGSLDPAMTVGQILAEPLTAAGTGRAEARATVAEMLDHVRLPADAVNRCPGEFSGGQRQRIAIARALVRRPRLIICDEPVSALDLTTQAAVIDLFIDIQRETGVSYLFVSHDLNVVRRICHRVSVMYRGECVETGPNEKVTRDPDHPYTRQLLLASPVADPARQAERRRHRLELRAPAGTPVS; encoded by the coding sequence ATGACATCGGAGGGTGCGGGCATGAAGGCGGACGCGAAGGACGGCACACCGCTGCTGCGCGTGGCCGACGTGGTCGTGGACTACCGCCGCGGACGCACCACGTTCCGCGCACTCAAGGGCGTGTCCATGACCATCGGGGCGGGCGAGTGCGTGGGGCTGGTCGGGGAGAGCGGCTCGGGCAAGTCCACGCTCGGCAAGGCCGTCCTGGGCCTGGCCCAGGTCACCTCGGGCAGCATCCACTTCGACGGCCGCGACATCACCAACCTCAAGGGGGCCGCCAGGCGCCGTCTGGCGGCCGACCTCCAGGTGGTCTTCCAGGACCCCTACGGGTCCCTCGACCCGGCGATGACCGTCGGGCAGATCCTCGCCGAGCCCCTCACCGCCGCCGGCACCGGCCGCGCCGAGGCGCGGGCGACGGTGGCCGAGATGCTCGACCACGTCCGGCTGCCCGCGGACGCCGTGAACCGATGTCCCGGTGAGTTCTCGGGCGGTCAGCGCCAGCGGATCGCCATCGCCCGTGCGCTGGTGCGCCGCCCGCGCCTGATCATCTGCGACGAGCCCGTCAGCGCCCTGGACCTGACCACACAGGCGGCGGTGATCGACCTGTTCATCGACATCCAGCGGGAGACCGGCGTGTCGTACCTCTTCGTCTCGCACGACCTGAACGTGGTGCGGCGGATCTGCCACCGGGTCTCGGTGATGTACCGGGGGGAGTGCGTCGAGACCGGCCCGAACGAGAAGGTCACCCGGGATCCGGACCACCCCTACACCCGGCAGTTGCTCCTCGCCTCACCGGTGGCCGACCCGGCCCGGCAGGCCGAGCGCAGGCGCCACCGGCTGGAGCTTCGTGCGCCCGCCGGAACGCCGGTATCGTAA
- a CDS encoding aldehyde dehydrogenase — MSQHLFTVAGVEVDTRHHIGGARVASAETFTDVSPIDGGVLGEISRGTPAEAGAAVAAAKDAFPGWAATPRAERARLLRAIADGIDRRAEELAVVETADNGALLRSHRRGVMPRVAHNFRFFADRLLALDHEDFTTRGHTNHVTWDPAGPCVLITPWNAPLMLATWKVAPALAAGNTVVLKPAEWTPLTASLLADIAAEAGLPAGVLNVVQGYGSEIGDALTAHPDVRRISFTGSVPTARHIAASAAAHLTPLSLELGGKSPLLVFADADLDLAADLAVEQYDNAGQVCLAATRLLVEESVAEEFTRRFLARASRLRQGDPRDEATDIGPTIHPRQLERVDGFVRRALADGARALIGGHRRGDRYYAPTLLTDVRQDSEIVQEEVFGPVLTLQTFGDEDEAVRLANDTAYGLAATVATGDPDRAERVTARLVAGTVWVNCFFVRDLRAPFGGSRRSGIGREGGTWSFDFYCDLKNTVTAPREGQDHG; from the coding sequence ATGAGCCAGCACCTGTTCACCGTCGCCGGAGTCGAGGTCGACACCCGGCACCACATCGGGGGAGCGCGCGTCGCCTCCGCCGAGACCTTCACCGACGTCTCACCGATCGACGGCGGCGTCCTCGGGGAGATCTCCCGCGGCACCCCGGCGGAGGCCGGGGCGGCCGTCGCCGCCGCCAAGGACGCCTTCCCCGGCTGGGCCGCCACACCGCGCGCCGAACGCGCCCGCCTCCTGCGGGCGATCGCCGACGGCATCGACCGGCGCGCCGAGGAGCTGGCCGTCGTCGAGACCGCCGACAACGGCGCCCTGCTGCGGTCCCACCGCCGCGGCGTCATGCCCCGCGTCGCCCACAACTTCCGCTTCTTCGCCGACCGGCTGCTGGCGCTGGACCACGAGGACTTCACCACCCGCGGCCACACCAACCACGTCACCTGGGACCCGGCCGGCCCCTGCGTCCTGATCACACCGTGGAACGCCCCGCTGATGCTGGCCACCTGGAAGGTCGCCCCCGCGCTCGCGGCCGGCAACACGGTGGTCCTCAAGCCCGCCGAGTGGACCCCGCTGACCGCCTCGCTGCTCGCCGACATCGCCGCCGAGGCGGGCCTGCCGGCCGGCGTCCTCAACGTCGTCCAGGGCTACGGCTCCGAGATCGGCGACGCCCTCACCGCCCACCCGGACGTGCGCCGGATCAGCTTCACCGGCTCCGTGCCCACCGCGCGGCACATCGCGGCCTCGGCCGCCGCGCACCTCACCCCGCTCAGCCTCGAACTCGGCGGCAAGTCACCGCTGCTGGTCTTCGCCGACGCCGACCTCGACCTCGCCGCGGACCTCGCCGTCGAGCAGTACGACAACGCCGGCCAGGTGTGCCTGGCGGCCACCCGGCTCCTGGTGGAGGAGAGCGTCGCCGAGGAGTTCACCCGCAGGTTCCTCGCCCGCGCCTCCCGGCTGCGCCAGGGCGACCCGCGCGACGAGGCCACCGACATCGGTCCCACCATCCACCCCCGCCAGCTGGAGCGGGTCGACGGCTTCGTCCGCCGGGCGCTGGCCGACGGCGCCCGGGCCCTGATCGGCGGCCACCGGCGCGGGGACCGGTACTACGCGCCGACCCTCCTCACCGACGTGCGCCAGGACTCCGAGATCGTCCAGGAGGAGGTCTTCGGCCCCGTGCTCACCCTGCAGACGTTCGGCGACGAGGACGAGGCCGTGCGCCTGGCCAACGACACCGCCTACGGACTGGCCGCCACCGTCGCCACCGGCGACCCGGACCGCGCCGAACGCGTCACCGCACGCCTGGTGGCGGGCACCGTCTGGGTCAACTGCTTCTTCGTCCGCGACCTGCGGGCGCCGTTCGGCGGATCGCGCCGCTCGGGCATCGGCCGGGAGGGCGGCACCTGGAGCTTCGACTTCTACTGCGACCTCAAGAACACCGTCACCGCGCCGCGGGAGGGGCAGGACCATGGGTGA
- a CDS encoding fumarylacetoacetate hydrolase family protein — MPEYRRVLLDGATVETVRDGDELIAADGRRVGVEDAHHLPPVVPSKVIAVHLNHRSRVEEFRIGLPDTPTYFHKPTSALNAHRGAVVRPEGCSWLNYEGEVAIVIGRTARNIAPDRAGDYIAGYTVANDFGLHDFRDTDAGSMLRVKGSDTLCPLGPGLVTDWDFRGKRLRTLVNGAVVQDGSTDEMTWDMHYLVADIARTITLYPGDVLLSGTPANSRPVAPGDVVEVEVEGLGRLTNHVVTGPAPVRTDVGAQPTESEEVLSTALGGDWEFRGIRPPRR, encoded by the coding sequence ATGCCCGAGTACCGCCGCGTCCTGCTCGACGGCGCGACCGTGGAGACGGTCCGCGACGGCGACGAACTGATCGCCGCGGACGGCCGGCGCGTCGGCGTCGAGGACGCCCACCACCTGCCGCCCGTCGTCCCGTCCAAGGTGATCGCGGTGCACCTCAACCACCGCAGCCGGGTGGAGGAGTTCCGGATCGGCCTGCCCGACACCCCCACCTACTTCCACAAGCCGACCTCGGCGCTCAACGCCCACCGCGGAGCGGTCGTCCGGCCCGAGGGCTGCTCCTGGCTCAACTACGAGGGAGAGGTCGCCATCGTCATCGGCAGGACCGCCCGCAACATCGCCCCGGACCGCGCGGGCGACTACATCGCGGGGTACACCGTCGCCAACGACTTCGGCCTGCACGACTTCCGGGACACCGACGCCGGGTCCATGCTCCGGGTGAAGGGCTCCGACACCCTCTGCCCGCTCGGCCCCGGCCTGGTCACCGACTGGGACTTCCGGGGCAAGCGGCTGCGGACCCTGGTCAACGGAGCCGTCGTCCAGGACGGCTCCACCGACGAGATGACCTGGGACATGCACTACCTGGTCGCCGACATCGCCCGCACCATCACCCTGTACCCCGGCGACGTCCTGCTGTCCGGCACCCCGGCCAACTCCCGGCCGGTCGCGCCGGGCGACGTCGTCGAGGTCGAGGTCGAGGGCCTGGGCCGGCTCACCAACCACGTCGTCACCGGGCCCGCACCCGTCCGCACCGACGTCGGCGCCCAGCCCACCGAGTCCGAGGAGGTGCTGTCCACCGCGCTCGGCGGGGACTGGGAGTTCCGTGGCATCAGGCCGCCCCGGCGCTGA